One window of Perca fluviatilis chromosome 12, GENO_Pfluv_1.0, whole genome shotgun sequence genomic DNA carries:
- the il17d gene encoding interleukin-17D codes for MPHRIRVLLLLHLAVLLLGWPTGAGRVRKKATRSRSCLDLPEEILEQMFGRLSVGVMSAFHHALELVPQDKLNLTCPTTARSPTDSKTRLPVNLLSISPWAYRISYDPARYPRYIPEAYCLCKGCLIGPYGEESDQYRSTPVYAPSVILKRAGSCLGGRHSYVEVYVSIAVGCTCVPLLEKERDGQNSNQSLERSEVKTKAKAKQLVSAAKKV; via the exons ATGCCGCATCGGATCCgcgtcctgctgctgctgcacctggctgtgctgctgctgggctGGCCGACCGGAGCGGGACGGGTACGAAAAAAGGCCACCAGGTCCCGGTCTTGCCTGGACCTGCCGGAGGAGATCCTGGAGCAGATGTTCGGTCGGCTCTCGGTGGGAGTGATGAGTGCTTTTCACCACGCACTGGAGCTGGTGCCGCAGGACAAACTCAACCTGACGTGCCCGACCACCGCACGGTCCCCGACCGACAGCAAGACCCGCCTCCCGGTCAACCTGCTCAGCATCTCCCCCTGGGCCTACAG AATTTCGTACGACCCGGCAAGGTACCCCCGCTACATCCCTGAGGCTTACTGCCTGTGTAAGGGCTGCCTGATCGGACCGTACGGTGAGGAGAGTGACCAGTACCGCAGCACTCCGGTCTACGCTCCCTCGGTCATCCTGAAGAGAGCGGGCTCCTGTCTCGGCGGCCGCCACTCGTACGTCGAGGTCTACGTCTCCATCGCTGTGGGATGCACCTGTGTGCCGCTgctggagaaggagagggacGGCCAGAACAGCAACCAGAGCCTGGAGAGATCAGAGGTCAAAACCAAAGCCAAAGCCAAACAGCTCGTCTCTGCGGCGAAGAAAGTATGA